One genomic region from Salvia hispanica cultivar TCC Black 2014 chromosome 2, UniMelb_Shisp_WGS_1.0, whole genome shotgun sequence encodes:
- the LOC125208423 gene encoding pectin acetylesterase 7-like isoform X2: MATLLLALTLLSLVAAGIIVAGNMVPITLLDSAVARGAVCLDGTPPAYAYSPGFGDGVDNWHVYLQGGGWCENSSSCLDRSTTLQGSSAKLKNGNEQLNGMLDDNSTFNPDFYNWHVFKIFYCDGSSFMSDVEDVDPALLSGSSAGGLATILHCDKFQALFHNTTRVKCLSDSGFFIHGEHFVGADWREAFFFDVVSEHGLMNTLPTSCISKFSPTLCLFPENVVPDIQTPLLLIESAFDMYQISENLYSPGDRSPRWYNCTHNLMFCNWIEIKIMKDFRYTFINTLKSTIKNSSSRRGYFVHSCYQHGHMEYKRGSTCSLFVGNGLANKTIGQAVGDWFFDRSEFQEMDMLNDLPRDCNGFDDQPTLEKKV; this comes from the exons ATGGCTACATTACTACTGGCACTTACTCTCCTATCTTTGGTTGCGGCTGGAATCATCGTAGCAGGCAACATGGTCCCCATCACTCTGTTGGACTCCGCTGTAGCCAGAGGAGCTG TCTGTCTAGACGGCACCCCTCCGGCCTATGCTTATAGCCCAGGGTTCGGAGACGGAGTAGACAACTGGCACGTATACCTACAG GGTGGTGGATGGTGTGAGAACTCAAGTTCTTGCCTCGATAGATCCACTACACTTCAAGGAAGTAGTGCTAAGTTGAAGAATGGTAATGAACAACTCAATGGGATGCTGGACGACAATTCCACCTTTAATCCCG atttctACAATTGGCACGTGTTCAAAATCTTCTACTGTGACGGCTCGTCTTTCATGTCCGATGTTGAGGACGTAGACCCG GCTTTATTGTCAGGCAGTTCGGCAGGTGGATTAGCCACAATTTTACATTGTGACAAGTTTCAAGCACTTTTTCACAATACAACTAGGGTGAAGTGTCTATCTGATTCGGGCTTCTTTATTCATGG AGAGCATTTTGTGGGAGCTGATTGGAGAGAAGCTTTCTTCTTTGATGTGGTATCAGAACAt GGTTTGATGAATACGTTACCCACGTCATGTATATCCAAATTTAGTCCAACTTTG TGTTTATTTCCTGAAAATGTGGTCCCAGATATCCAAACCCCACTGCTTTTAATTGAATCAGCATTTGATATGTATCAG ATATCAGAGAATTTGTACTCTCCGGGTGATAGAAGCCCGAGATGGTACAATTGCACCCATAACTTGATGTTTTGCAATTGGATTGAgataaaaatcatgaaag attTTAGGTACACATTCATAAATACGCTGAAAAGTACAATTAAGAATAGCTCCTCAAGGAGAGGCTATTTTGTACATAGTTGCTACCAACATGGCCATATGGAATACAAACGCGGTTCGACATGCTCATTATTTGTTGGAAACGGACTTGCTAACAAA ACGATAGGACAAGCCGTGGGAGATTGGTTTTTCGACCGGAGCGAGTTCCAGGAGATGGACATGCTCAATGACTTGCCACGGGATTGCAATGGCTTCGACGACCAACCTACTTTGGAGAAAAAGGTGTAG
- the LOC125208423 gene encoding pectin acetylesterase 11-like isoform X1, with product MATLLLALTLLSLVAAGIIVAGNMVPITLLDSAVARGAVCLDGTPPAYAYSPGFGDGVDNWHVYLQGGGWCENSSSCLDRSTTLQGSSAKLKNGNEQLNGMLDDNSTFNPDFYNWHVFKIFYCDGSSFMSDVEDVDPKHNLTYRGARIYDAMMDELLRIGMGNAKNALLSGSSAGGLATILHCDKFQALFHNTTRVKCLSDSGFFIHGEHFVGADWREAFFFDVVSEHGLMNTLPTSCISKFSPTLCLFPENVVPDIQTPLLLIESAFDMYQISENLYSPGDRSPRWYNCTHNLMFCNWIEIKIMKDFRYTFINTLKSTIKNSSSRRGYFVHSCYQHGHMEYKRGSTCSLFVGNGLANKTIGQAVGDWFFDRSEFQEMDMLNDLPRDCNGFDDQPTLEKKV from the exons ATGGCTACATTACTACTGGCACTTACTCTCCTATCTTTGGTTGCGGCTGGAATCATCGTAGCAGGCAACATGGTCCCCATCACTCTGTTGGACTCCGCTGTAGCCAGAGGAGCTG TCTGTCTAGACGGCACCCCTCCGGCCTATGCTTATAGCCCAGGGTTCGGAGACGGAGTAGACAACTGGCACGTATACCTACAG GGTGGTGGATGGTGTGAGAACTCAAGTTCTTGCCTCGATAGATCCACTACACTTCAAGGAAGTAGTGCTAAGTTGAAGAATGGTAATGAACAACTCAATGGGATGCTGGACGACAATTCCACCTTTAATCCCG atttctACAATTGGCACGTGTTCAAAATCTTCTACTGTGACGGCTCGTCTTTCATGTCCGATGTTGAGGACGTAGACCCG AAGCACAACCTGACATATAGAGGTGCAAGAATCTATGATGCCATGATGGACGAGCTGCTACGAATTGGCATGGGAAATGCTAAAAAT GCTTTATTGTCAGGCAGTTCGGCAGGTGGATTAGCCACAATTTTACATTGTGACAAGTTTCAAGCACTTTTTCACAATACAACTAGGGTGAAGTGTCTATCTGATTCGGGCTTCTTTATTCATGG AGAGCATTTTGTGGGAGCTGATTGGAGAGAAGCTTTCTTCTTTGATGTGGTATCAGAACAt GGTTTGATGAATACGTTACCCACGTCATGTATATCCAAATTTAGTCCAACTTTG TGTTTATTTCCTGAAAATGTGGTCCCAGATATCCAAACCCCACTGCTTTTAATTGAATCAGCATTTGATATGTATCAG ATATCAGAGAATTTGTACTCTCCGGGTGATAGAAGCCCGAGATGGTACAATTGCACCCATAACTTGATGTTTTGCAATTGGATTGAgataaaaatcatgaaag attTTAGGTACACATTCATAAATACGCTGAAAAGTACAATTAAGAATAGCTCCTCAAGGAGAGGCTATTTTGTACATAGTTGCTACCAACATGGCCATATGGAATACAAACGCGGTTCGACATGCTCATTATTTGTTGGAAACGGACTTGCTAACAAA ACGATAGGACAAGCCGTGGGAGATTGGTTTTTCGACCGGAGCGAGTTCCAGGAGATGGACATGCTCAATGACTTGCCACGGGATTGCAATGGCTTCGACGACCAACCTACTTTGGAGAAAAAGGTGTAG
- the LOC125208423 gene encoding pectin acetylesterase 11-like isoform X3 gives MATLLLALTLLSLVAAGIIVAGNMVPITLLDSAVARGAVCLDGTPPAYAYSPGFGDGVDNWHVYLQGGGWCENSSSCLDRSTTLQGSSAKLKNGNEQLNGMLDDNSTFNPDFYNWHVFKIFYCDGSSFMSDVEDVDPKHNLTYRGARIYDAMMDELLRIGMGNAKNALLSGSSAGGLATILHCDKFQALFHNTTRVKCLSDSGFFIHGEHFVGADWREAFFFDVVSEHGLMNTLPTSCISKFSPTLCLFPENVVPDIQTPLLLIESAFDMYQISENLYSPGDRSPRWYNCTHNLMFCNWIEIKIMKGTHS, from the exons ATGGCTACATTACTACTGGCACTTACTCTCCTATCTTTGGTTGCGGCTGGAATCATCGTAGCAGGCAACATGGTCCCCATCACTCTGTTGGACTCCGCTGTAGCCAGAGGAGCTG TCTGTCTAGACGGCACCCCTCCGGCCTATGCTTATAGCCCAGGGTTCGGAGACGGAGTAGACAACTGGCACGTATACCTACAG GGTGGTGGATGGTGTGAGAACTCAAGTTCTTGCCTCGATAGATCCACTACACTTCAAGGAAGTAGTGCTAAGTTGAAGAATGGTAATGAACAACTCAATGGGATGCTGGACGACAATTCCACCTTTAATCCCG atttctACAATTGGCACGTGTTCAAAATCTTCTACTGTGACGGCTCGTCTTTCATGTCCGATGTTGAGGACGTAGACCCG AAGCACAACCTGACATATAGAGGTGCAAGAATCTATGATGCCATGATGGACGAGCTGCTACGAATTGGCATGGGAAATGCTAAAAAT GCTTTATTGTCAGGCAGTTCGGCAGGTGGATTAGCCACAATTTTACATTGTGACAAGTTTCAAGCACTTTTTCACAATACAACTAGGGTGAAGTGTCTATCTGATTCGGGCTTCTTTATTCATGG AGAGCATTTTGTGGGAGCTGATTGGAGAGAAGCTTTCTTCTTTGATGTGGTATCAGAACAt GGTTTGATGAATACGTTACCCACGTCATGTATATCCAAATTTAGTCCAACTTTG TGTTTATTTCCTGAAAATGTGGTCCCAGATATCCAAACCCCACTGCTTTTAATTGAATCAGCATTTGATATGTATCAG ATATCAGAGAATTTGTACTCTCCGGGTGATAGAAGCCCGAGATGGTACAATTGCACCCATAACTTGATGTTTTGCAATTGGATTGAgataaaaatcatgaaag GTACACATTCATAA